Proteins from a single region of Gasterosteus aculeatus chromosome Y, fGasAcu3.hap1.1, whole genome shotgun sequence:
- the LOC120812735 gene encoding breast cancer anti-estrogen resistance protein 1-like isoform X2, whose protein sequence is MSVPNVLAKALYDNVAESPDELSFRKGDIMTVLERDTQGLDGWWLCSLHGRQGIVPGNRLKILVGMYDGKQQQQAAPPPPEPAASCPSSQTQQRPLPPPSAYAKPAPSPGPAGGFPAKPLHSAQYTSMHPAQPNADSIYMMPPSHGPKTSPQSVYQIPSGPSGLPPGPPLKAPLLARRQYQPPGRDVYQVPPSVGPAPGPAGGTGGGQDVYQVPPSLDKRNWESGNKALGKVVVPTRVGQVYVYDAVRPDRDEYDVPPRHQTPGQHDVYDVPPARQQYSTQVYDTPPMAVKGPSGGRDIYDTPASSEKTPQQTVYDFPPSVSKDVPDAARDETYDVPPHFAKLKPAPGPPGPYPHAADADDDEPPIPEDVYDVPPPVLADKRHRPPQDIYDIPASLRSGGHAAQDVYDFPRERAEKGGERGDHNVYDVPPQVVRDPQSAGEELPPSSKRLSASSTGSTRSNHSASSLDTVPVRDTSSSSSSLPAPGSAAGKPLILDLEQAMERLSRLQQAVESSVSLMMSFIAGNWRSPAHLEGNLPAIHQAADRVRSSVRDFLEFARGAVANSAQATDRSLHSKLGRQVGKMEEVFQSLIRHSQSLDAASWSHAALAAPPPPGGDDLDRLIMTARGIPDDAKQLASFLHGNASLLFKRSNRQQQQQQLPLPPVPPEVGGHVTGSGSGSYQGGERANIQSRPLPSPPKFTAAEEEDGVDRPYGTTEEGWMEDYDYVHLQGKEEFEKNQKQLLEKGNISRHKPHLEQQQIKQFERLEQEVNRPINNDMTGWVPPPHHPLANQQAPSGSGSPAGSRLCNGDRQLLLFYQEQCEQNAAAVSDAIDAFFAAVGSSQPPKIFVAHSKFVILSAHKLVFIGDTLSRQAKSPEARAHVARSSNALCEKLKDIVVSTKAAALQYPAPGAAREMTDRVRELAGCTQHFRVLLGQLLLL, encoded by the exons aacGTGCTGGCCAAGGCGCTGTACGACAACGTGGCCGAGTCCCCGGACGAGCTGTCCTTCCGCAAAGGGGACATCATGACCGTGTTGGAGCGGGACACGCAGGGCCTGGACGGCTGGTGGCTCTGCTCCCTCCACGGGCGCCAGGGCATCGTCCCCGGCAACCGCCTCAAGATCCTGGTCGGCATGTACGACggcaagcagcagcagcaggccgcgCCTCCCCCGCCGGAGCCCGCCGCTTCCTGTCCCTCCTCCCAGACGCAGCAGCGGCCCCTCCCCCCGCCGAGCGCCTACGCCAAGCCGGCGCCGTCTCCGGGGCCGGCCGGCGGTTTTCCCGCCAAGCCGCTGCACTCGGCGCAGTACACGTCCATGCACCCGGCGCAGCCCAACGCCGACTCCATCTACATGATGCCCCCCTCCCACGGGCCCAAAACCAGTCCACAAAGTGTGTACCAGATCCCCTCGGGCCCCAGCGGACTCCCCCCGGGACCCCCCCTGAAGGCGCCTCTTCTGGCCCGGAGACAGTACCAGCCGCCGGGGCGGGACGTCTACCAGGTGCCCCCCTCTGTCGGCCCAGCGCCGGGCCCGGCCGGGGGGACCGGAGGTGGGCAGGATGTGTACCAGGTGCCCCCCTCCCTGGATAAGAGGAACTGGGAAAGCGGCAACAAAGCGCTGGGCAAG GTGGTGGTCCCGACCCGCGTGGGACAGGTGTACGTGTACGACGCGGTCAGACCGGACCGGGACGAGTACGACGTGCCGCCCAGACACCAGACGCCCGGCCAGCACGACGTCTACGACGTGCCGCCGGCCCGCCAGCAGTACAGCACACAG GTGTACGACACTCCCCCCATGGCGGTGAAGGGGCCCTCTGGTGGCCGTGACATATATGACACCCCGGCGAGCTCGGAGAAGACGCCCCAGCAGACG GTCTACGACTTCCCCCCGTCCGTCAGTAAAGACGTCCCCGACGCCGCCAGAGACGAGACCTACGACGTGCCGCCCCACTTTGCCAAGCTCAAGCCGGCGCCCGGGCCCCCCGGCCCCTACCCGCACGCCGCCGACGCCGACGACGACGAGCCGCCGATCCCAGAGGACGTGTACGACGTGCCGCCGCCGGTCCTCGCCGACAAGCGCCACCGGCCCCCCCAGGACATCTACGACATCCCCGCCAGCCTGCGGTCGGGGGGCCACGCCGCCCAGGACGTCTACGACTTCCCCCGCGAGCGAGCGGAGAAaggaggggagcggggggaCCACAACGTGTACGACGTCCCGCCGCAG GTGGTCCGGGACCCCCAGTCCGCCGGCGAGGAGCTCCCTCCGTCTTCCAAGCGGCTGTCGGCCTCCAGCACGGGGAGCACGCGGAGCAACCACTCCGCCTCCTCCTTGGACACGGTGCCCGTCCGcgacacctcctcctcctcctcctcgcttccCGCCCCTGGCTCCGCGGCGGGGAAACCCCTCATCTTGGACCTGGAGCAGGCCATGGAGCGCCTGTCCCGCCTCCAGCAGGCCGTCGAGTCCAGCGTGTCCCTCATGATGTCCTTCATCGCGGGCAACTGgagaagccccgcccacctggAAGGGAACCTCCCGGCCATCCATCAGGCCGCCGACCGGGTGCGCTCCAGCGTGCGGGACTTCCTGGAGTTCGCCAGGGGCGCCGTGGCGAACTCGGCGCAGGCCACGGACCGCTCGCTCCACAGCAAGCTGGGCCGCCAGGtggggaagatggaggaggtcTTCCAGAGTTTGATCCGGCACAGTCAGAGCCTGGACGCCGCGTCCTGGTCGCACGCCGCGCtggcggcgccgccgccgccgggcgGCGATGACCTGGACCGCCTCATCATGACGGCCCGGGGCATCCCGGACGACGCCAAGCAGctcgcctccttcctccacgGGAACGCCTCGCTGCTCTTCAAGCGGAGcaaccggcagcagcagcagcagcagctcccgctTCCCCCCGTCCCGCCGGAGGTCGGCGGTCACGTGACGGGGTCGGGAAGCGGGAGCTACCAGGGCGGCGAGAGGGCGAACATTCAGTCGCGGCCCCTCCCCTCGCCGCCGAAGTTTACCgcggcggaggaagaggacggtGTGGACCGGCCGTACGGGACCACAGAGGAAGGCTGGATGGAGGATTACGACTACGTCCACTTacag GGAAAGGAGGAGTTTGAGAAGAACCaaaaacagctgctggagaaagGCAACATCAGCCGACACAAGCCACATCTGGAGCAGCAACAG ATCAAACAGTTTGAGCGGCTGGAGCAGGAGGTCAACCGGCCGATCAACAACGACATGACGGGCTGGGTCCCGCCCCCGCACCACCCTTTGGCCAACCAGCAGGCCCCGAGCGGCTCCGGGTCCCCCGCCGGCTCCCGGCTGTGCAACGGCGAccgccagctcctcctcttctaccAGGAGCAGTGCGAGCAGAACGCGGCGGCGGTGAGCGACGCCATCGACGCCTTCTTCGCCGCCGTCGGCTCCAGCCAGCCGCCCAAGATCTTCGTGGCGCACAGCAAGTTCGTCATCCTCAGCGCGCACAAGCTGGTGTTCATCGGCGACACGCTGTCGCGCCAGGCCAAGTCGCCCGAGGCCAGGGCGCACGTGGCCCGGAGCAGCAACGCGCTGTGCGAAAAGCTCAAGGACATCGTGGTCAGCACCAAGGCGGCGGCGCTGCAGTACCCGGCGCCCGGCGCCGCCCGGGAGATGACGGACAGGGTGAGAGAGCTGGCCGGCTGCACGCAGCACTTCAGGGTGCTGCTggggcagctgctgctgctgtag
- the LOC120812735 gene encoding breast cancer anti-estrogen resistance protein 1-like isoform X1 has product MNYLNVLAKALYDNVAESPDELSFRKGDIMTVLERDTQGLDGWWLCSLHGRQGIVPGNRLKILVGMYDGKQQQQAAPPPPEPAASCPSSQTQQRPLPPPSAYAKPAPSPGPAGGFPAKPLHSAQYTSMHPAQPNADSIYMMPPSHGPKTSPQSVYQIPSGPSGLPPGPPLKAPLLARRQYQPPGRDVYQVPPSVGPAPGPAGGTGGGQDVYQVPPSLDKRNWESGNKALGKVVVPTRVGQVYVYDAVRPDRDEYDVPPRHQTPGQHDVYDVPPARQQYSTQVYDTPPMAVKGPSGGRDIYDTPASSEKTPQQTVYDFPPSVSKDVPDAARDETYDVPPHFAKLKPAPGPPGPYPHAADADDDEPPIPEDVYDVPPPVLADKRHRPPQDIYDIPASLRSGGHAAQDVYDFPRERAEKGGERGDHNVYDVPPQVVRDPQSAGEELPPSSKRLSASSTGSTRSNHSASSLDTVPVRDTSSSSSSLPAPGSAAGKPLILDLEQAMERLSRLQQAVESSVSLMMSFIAGNWRSPAHLEGNLPAIHQAADRVRSSVRDFLEFARGAVANSAQATDRSLHSKLGRQVGKMEEVFQSLIRHSQSLDAASWSHAALAAPPPPGGDDLDRLIMTARGIPDDAKQLASFLHGNASLLFKRSNRQQQQQQLPLPPVPPEVGGHVTGSGSGSYQGGERANIQSRPLPSPPKFTAAEEEDGVDRPYGTTEEGWMEDYDYVHLQGKEEFEKNQKQLLEKGNISRHKPHLEQQQIKQFERLEQEVNRPINNDMTGWVPPPHHPLANQQAPSGSGSPAGSRLCNGDRQLLLFYQEQCEQNAAAVSDAIDAFFAAVGSSQPPKIFVAHSKFVILSAHKLVFIGDTLSRQAKSPEARAHVARSSNALCEKLKDIVVSTKAAALQYPAPGAAREMTDRVRELAGCTQHFRVLLGQLLLL; this is encoded by the exons ATGAACTACCTG aacGTGCTGGCCAAGGCGCTGTACGACAACGTGGCCGAGTCCCCGGACGAGCTGTCCTTCCGCAAAGGGGACATCATGACCGTGTTGGAGCGGGACACGCAGGGCCTGGACGGCTGGTGGCTCTGCTCCCTCCACGGGCGCCAGGGCATCGTCCCCGGCAACCGCCTCAAGATCCTGGTCGGCATGTACGACggcaagcagcagcagcaggccgcgCCTCCCCCGCCGGAGCCCGCCGCTTCCTGTCCCTCCTCCCAGACGCAGCAGCGGCCCCTCCCCCCGCCGAGCGCCTACGCCAAGCCGGCGCCGTCTCCGGGGCCGGCCGGCGGTTTTCCCGCCAAGCCGCTGCACTCGGCGCAGTACACGTCCATGCACCCGGCGCAGCCCAACGCCGACTCCATCTACATGATGCCCCCCTCCCACGGGCCCAAAACCAGTCCACAAAGTGTGTACCAGATCCCCTCGGGCCCCAGCGGACTCCCCCCGGGACCCCCCCTGAAGGCGCCTCTTCTGGCCCGGAGACAGTACCAGCCGCCGGGGCGGGACGTCTACCAGGTGCCCCCCTCTGTCGGCCCAGCGCCGGGCCCGGCCGGGGGGACCGGAGGTGGGCAGGATGTGTACCAGGTGCCCCCCTCCCTGGATAAGAGGAACTGGGAAAGCGGCAACAAAGCGCTGGGCAAG GTGGTGGTCCCGACCCGCGTGGGACAGGTGTACGTGTACGACGCGGTCAGACCGGACCGGGACGAGTACGACGTGCCGCCCAGACACCAGACGCCCGGCCAGCACGACGTCTACGACGTGCCGCCGGCCCGCCAGCAGTACAGCACACAG GTGTACGACACTCCCCCCATGGCGGTGAAGGGGCCCTCTGGTGGCCGTGACATATATGACACCCCGGCGAGCTCGGAGAAGACGCCCCAGCAGACG GTCTACGACTTCCCCCCGTCCGTCAGTAAAGACGTCCCCGACGCCGCCAGAGACGAGACCTACGACGTGCCGCCCCACTTTGCCAAGCTCAAGCCGGCGCCCGGGCCCCCCGGCCCCTACCCGCACGCCGCCGACGCCGACGACGACGAGCCGCCGATCCCAGAGGACGTGTACGACGTGCCGCCGCCGGTCCTCGCCGACAAGCGCCACCGGCCCCCCCAGGACATCTACGACATCCCCGCCAGCCTGCGGTCGGGGGGCCACGCCGCCCAGGACGTCTACGACTTCCCCCGCGAGCGAGCGGAGAAaggaggggagcggggggaCCACAACGTGTACGACGTCCCGCCGCAG GTGGTCCGGGACCCCCAGTCCGCCGGCGAGGAGCTCCCTCCGTCTTCCAAGCGGCTGTCGGCCTCCAGCACGGGGAGCACGCGGAGCAACCACTCCGCCTCCTCCTTGGACACGGTGCCCGTCCGcgacacctcctcctcctcctcctcgcttccCGCCCCTGGCTCCGCGGCGGGGAAACCCCTCATCTTGGACCTGGAGCAGGCCATGGAGCGCCTGTCCCGCCTCCAGCAGGCCGTCGAGTCCAGCGTGTCCCTCATGATGTCCTTCATCGCGGGCAACTGgagaagccccgcccacctggAAGGGAACCTCCCGGCCATCCATCAGGCCGCCGACCGGGTGCGCTCCAGCGTGCGGGACTTCCTGGAGTTCGCCAGGGGCGCCGTGGCGAACTCGGCGCAGGCCACGGACCGCTCGCTCCACAGCAAGCTGGGCCGCCAGGtggggaagatggaggaggtcTTCCAGAGTTTGATCCGGCACAGTCAGAGCCTGGACGCCGCGTCCTGGTCGCACGCCGCGCtggcggcgccgccgccgccgggcgGCGATGACCTGGACCGCCTCATCATGACGGCCCGGGGCATCCCGGACGACGCCAAGCAGctcgcctccttcctccacgGGAACGCCTCGCTGCTCTTCAAGCGGAGcaaccggcagcagcagcagcagcagctcccgctTCCCCCCGTCCCGCCGGAGGTCGGCGGTCACGTGACGGGGTCGGGAAGCGGGAGCTACCAGGGCGGCGAGAGGGCGAACATTCAGTCGCGGCCCCTCCCCTCGCCGCCGAAGTTTACCgcggcggaggaagaggacggtGTGGACCGGCCGTACGGGACCACAGAGGAAGGCTGGATGGAGGATTACGACTACGTCCACTTacag GGAAAGGAGGAGTTTGAGAAGAACCaaaaacagctgctggagaaagGCAACATCAGCCGACACAAGCCACATCTGGAGCAGCAACAG ATCAAACAGTTTGAGCGGCTGGAGCAGGAGGTCAACCGGCCGATCAACAACGACATGACGGGCTGGGTCCCGCCCCCGCACCACCCTTTGGCCAACCAGCAGGCCCCGAGCGGCTCCGGGTCCCCCGCCGGCTCCCGGCTGTGCAACGGCGAccgccagctcctcctcttctaccAGGAGCAGTGCGAGCAGAACGCGGCGGCGGTGAGCGACGCCATCGACGCCTTCTTCGCCGCCGTCGGCTCCAGCCAGCCGCCCAAGATCTTCGTGGCGCACAGCAAGTTCGTCATCCTCAGCGCGCACAAGCTGGTGTTCATCGGCGACACGCTGTCGCGCCAGGCCAAGTCGCCCGAGGCCAGGGCGCACGTGGCCCGGAGCAGCAACGCGCTGTGCGAAAAGCTCAAGGACATCGTGGTCAGCACCAAGGCGGCGGCGCTGCAGTACCCGGCGCCCGGCGCCGCCCGGGAGATGACGGACAGGGTGAGAGAGCTGGCCGGCTGCACGCAGCACTTCAGGGTGCTGCTggggcagctgctgctgctgtag
- the LOC120812806 gene encoding G1/S-specific cyclin-D1 has protein sequence MDPRLLCCEGDRPPTRRAYRDPNLLQQRVLHALLEQEDRYLPAANYFKCVQRDVAPHMRRIVATWMLEVCEEQKCEEEVFPLAVNYVDRFLSVEPTKKSRLQVLAAACMFLASKLKETIPLTAEKLCVYTDNSVTPAQLLQMELLVLNKLKWDLASVTPLDFIDHFLSQLPVPKESGPILRKHAQTFVALCATDVKFAASPASMIAAGSMAAAVEGLRARMSGDAATSPTEQLARIIRSDPDCLRACQEQIESLLETSLRRAQRPRHSVAVETRKIAEGQDLSTTPTDVRDVDV, from the exons ATGGATCCCCGGCTGCTGTGCTGCGAAGGGGACCGGCCCCCCACCCGCAGGGCCTACCGGGACCCCAACCTGCTCCAGCAGCGCGTCCTGCACGCGCTGCTGGAGCAGGAGGACCGGTACCTCCCCGCGGCCAACTACTTCAAATGCGTGCAGCGGGACGTCGCCCCGCACATGCGGAGGATCGTGGCCACCTGGATGCTGGAG GTGTGCGAGGAGCAGAAATGCGAGGAGGAGGTCTTCCCGCTGGCCGTGAACTACGTGGACCGCTTCCTGTCGGTGGAGCCCACCAAGAAGAGCCGCCTGCAGGTCCTGGCAGCCGCCTGCATGTTCCTGGCGTCCAAGCTGAAGGAGACGATCCCTCTGACCGCGGAGAAGCTCTGCGTCTACACCGACAACTCCGTCACGCCCGCCCAGCTGCTG CAAATGGAGCTGCTGgttctgaacaagctgaagTGGGACCTGGCCTCGGTGACCCCCCTCGACTTCATCGACCATTTCCTGTCTCAGCTGCCCGTCCCGAAGGAGAGCGGGCCGATCCTGAGGAAGCACGCTCAGACCTTCGTAGCGCTGTGTGCCACAG ACGTGAAGTTCGCGGCCAGCCCCGCGTCCATGATCGCGGCGGGCAGcatggcggcggcggtggagggCCTGCGGGCGAGGATGTCGGGGGATGCCGCGACGTCGCCGACGGAGCAGCTGGCTCGGATCATCCGGAGTGACCCG gACTGCCTCCGGGCTTGTCAGGAGCAAATCGAGTCTCTgctggaaaccagcctccgaCGGGCGCAGCGGCCTCGGCACTCGGTCGCCGTGGAAACCAGGAAAATCGCCGAGGGGCAGGACCTCTCGACGACGCCCACAGATGTCCGGGACGTCGACGTCTGA
- the LOC144391275 gene encoding C-signal-like produces the protein MAERLKGNVLVTGANRGIGLELVQQLAETTGHRAHVYACCRAPEGTGAEALRDLTTQYPGKITMLKLDASDEDSVSAAFQALNERIGADGLNLLINNAGINQPGMPGSLSATGKKDMMQVYETNVVGPFLIAKMFLPLLQRAAEMDSPEKEGDQMSCRRSAIINMSTLVSSIEKCPETFARAQMYAYRASKAALNMVTRCQSEDFRRHNILVTAIHPGWVRTGMGGEEAPLHAQESVRGMLGVMSSLSDKHGGMLLDWQGNTIPW, from the exons ATGGCAGAGAGGCTGAAGGGCAACGTTCTGGTGACCGGGGCCAACAGGGGCATCGGCCTGGAGCTGGTCCAGCAGCTGGCAGAGACCACGGGACACCGGGCTCACGTCTACGCCTGCTGCCGAGCGCCTGAGGGAACCGGGGCTGAG GCCCTGAGAGACCTTACAACTCAATATCCTGGAAAAATCACCATGCTGAAACTAG ACGCGTCGGACGAGGACAGCGTATCAGCCGCCTTCCAGGCCTTGAACGAGCGGATCGGGGCCGACGGCCTGAACCTCCTCATTAACAACGCTGGCATCAACCAACCGGGCATGCCGGGATCGCTGTCTGCCACCGGCAAAAAGGACATGATGCAGGTGTACGAAACCAACGTGGTCGGACCGTTTCTCATCGCCAAG atgtTTCTTCCACTCCTCCAGAGAGCCGCAGAAATGGACTCGCCTGAAAAGGAGG GTGATCAGATGTCCTGCAGAAGGTCGGCCATCATCAACATGTCCACGCTTGTCTCATCCATAGAGAAATGCCCAGAGACCTTTGCACGGGCGCAGATGTACGCTTACAGGGCCAGCAAG GCAGCGCTGAACATGGTGACTCGCTGTCAGTCGGAGGACTTCAGGAGACACAACATACTGGTGACCGCCATCCACCCTGGCTGGGTCCGCACTGggatgggaggggaggag GCTCCGCTGCACGCGCAGGAAAGCGTGCGCGGCATGCTCGGCGTGATGTCATCACTCAGCGACAAACACGGCGGGATGCTCCTTGACTGGCAGGGCAACACGATCCCCTGGTAG